A genomic window from Caldicellulosiruptor kronotskyensis 2002 includes:
- a CDS encoding DUF6873 family GME fold protein, translating into MKYLKFPYIPENKATHILLDKRAYDKFIYTLEDLGIKIIICENCDDVYPAISSHPDIFYFHYEDNLIYAAPNSPRKTTEELKKLGFNIIFGEKAVLGKYPEDVKYNIAKVGTKVFHNFKFTDRIVAKRIEDDNLQRIHIKQGYSKCSILIVNSNAIITSDKGIYKKALENGIDSLLISPGFIKLEGLNYGFIGGCGGLISKNIMAFNGDISMHPDYLSIKNFLKKYDIDILNVAGLQLSDIGSIIPLCQE; encoded by the coding sequence TTGAAATACTTAAAATTTCCATATATACCAGAAAATAAAGCTACACACATTTTGCTTGACAAAAGAGCGTACGATAAGTTTATCTATACGTTAGAAGATTTAGGTATAAAAATAATAATATGTGAAAACTGTGACGATGTTTATCCTGCGATATCTTCTCACCCTGATATATTTTATTTTCACTATGAAGACAACTTAATCTATGCCGCTCCCAACTCACCAAGAAAAACCACAGAGGAACTGAAAAAGCTTGGATTTAATATAATATTTGGAGAGAAAGCTGTTTTGGGAAAATATCCTGAGGATGTAAAGTACAATATCGCAAAAGTTGGTACAAAAGTCTTTCACAATTTTAAATTTACTGATAGAATAGTAGCAAAAAGAATAGAAGATGATAACCTTCAAAGGATTCATATAAAACAAGGGTATAGTAAATGTTCAATCTTGATTGTAAATTCAAATGCAATTATTACCTCTGATAAAGGAATTTACAAAAAAGCTTTAGAAAATGGAATAGATAGCTTACTTATATCGCCAGGCTTTATTAAATTAGAAGGACTTAACTATGGTTTTATTGGCGGCTGTGGTGGGTTAATTAGCAAAAATATTATGGCTTTTAATGGCGATATTTCAATGCATCCAGATTATTTGAGTATAAAAAATTTTCTTAAAAAGTATGATATTGATATCTTGAATGTGGCGGGTTTACAGCTTTCAGATATAGGTTCTATCATTCCTTTGTGTCAGGAGTAG
- the ytxC gene encoding putative sporulation protein YtxC has translation MQILSLGVADDPVFVYEGLKKQLDRNKNVKGLFIEPNQCGSITFYGIFLSDDELKKNFDLNAYERVKYFVADAIANVIIEYTREKFLFKLIKQDYYFLDEIEAKKIYQESQKRLNELTSAQSFSKVKFEIIKKVLDYLDSNFEFNFEGFLTFRLKEYIKTIQNIVEDVTNKYLLEREYFQFINLLRYFTDIQESKIEHVDVIPTAKMYLILDKEGNEIKDEFYELLSRNFKLNLSKEDILLSRLISLSPQNIIFHKHQDTTIPADILEILSLVFDKKLQFCTSCKIKYGDSFSSKSEE, from the coding sequence ATGCAAATATTGAGTTTGGGAGTGGCAGACGATCCTGTTTTTGTATATGAGGGTTTAAAAAAACAGCTGGATAGGAATAAAAATGTGAAAGGACTTTTTATTGAACCAAATCAATGTGGTAGTATCACATTTTATGGTATTTTTTTAAGCGACGATGAACTCAAAAAAAATTTCGATTTGAATGCTTATGAGAGAGTAAAATATTTTGTTGCTGATGCAATAGCAAATGTAATAATTGAGTACACCAGAGAAAAATTTCTTTTTAAACTAATAAAACAAGATTATTATTTTTTAGATGAAATAGAAGCAAAGAAAATATATCAAGAAAGTCAAAAAAGATTAAATGAACTGACAAGTGCCCAGAGCTTTTCAAAGGTAAAATTCGAAATAATAAAAAAGGTACTTGACTATTTAGACTCTAACTTTGAATTTAATTTTGAAGGTTTTTTGACCTTCAGATTAAAAGAATATATAAAGACAATTCAAAATATTGTGGAAGATGTTACAAATAAATACCTTCTGGAAAGGGAATACTTTCAGTTTATAAACCTTCTAAGATATTTTACAGACATTCAAGAATCAAAGATAGAACATGTAGATGTTATCCCGACTGCTAAAATGTATTTGATCCTTGATAAAGAAGGAAATGAGATAAAAGACGAATTTTATGAGCTTTTATCAAGAAATTTTAAGTTAAATCTTTCAAAAGAAGATATACTTCTAAGTAGACTAATTTCACTCTCCCCTCAAAATATTATTTTTCACAAACACCAGGATACAACTATTCCAGCGGATATACTTGAAATTCTCTCTCTTGTATTTGATAAAAAACTTCAATTTTGCACTTCTTGCAAGATAAAATACGGAGATAGTTTTTCGTCCAAGAGTGAGGAATAG
- a CDS encoding YerC/YecD family TrpR-related protein: MNEKLKNEMTDHLFEAILELRTVEECYNFFEDLCTVREIQELSQRFEVAKLLFEGAKYSDITKKTGASPATISRVNRCLNYGADGYKTVLLRLKQKSRLDDEK; this comes from the coding sequence ATGAATGAAAAACTTAAGAATGAGATGACAGACCATCTTTTTGAAGCAATACTTGAACTGAGAACAGTAGAGGAATGTTATAATTTTTTTGAAGATTTGTGCACGGTAAGAGAGATTCAGGAGCTTTCTCAAAGATTTGAGGTTGCAAAGCTTCTATTTGAGGGTGCAAAATATAGTGATATTACAAAAAAAACGGGGGCATCTCCTGCTACAATTAGCAGAGTAAACAGGTGTCTAAACTATGGAGCTGACGGCTATAAAACAGTGCTTTTACGACTTAAACAAAAATCAAGATTGGATGATGAAAAGTGA
- a CDS encoding THUMP domain-containing class I SAM-dependent RNA methyltransferase translates to MIELFVATPLGTESVAKEELVRLGYKNLKVENGRIFVSAELEDIPKININLRTPNRIFAILNKFKAQTFDELFDGVYSYSWHEILPKDAKILVTGRTEKSKLVSIRACQSITKKAIVEKLKSKYNVNLLEETGQLFKIEIAMINDIAYLLFDTTGDSLHKRGYRKLISKAPLKENIAATLILLAKWKDDEEVFWDPFCGSGTIAIEAAMIARNIAPGINRTFLAEENGFISPQIWKKSRLEAIERIDYQKKFELLSSDIDENMIHIAKVNAKEIGVDKDIRFFRADARKIKKPSEKGIIVTNPPYGERIDGINIFELYRDFGRCLKTFDNWHFFVLSAYSKIEKAFGRKADKNRKLYNGKIKTYLYFYFQL, encoded by the coding sequence GTGATAGAACTTTTTGTTGCCACGCCTTTAGGTACAGAGTCGGTTGCAAAGGAAGAGCTGGTAAGGCTGGGATATAAAAACTTGAAAGTTGAAAATGGAAGGATTTTTGTGTCAGCCGAGCTTGAAGACATACCCAAGATCAATATAAATTTAAGAACGCCAAACAGAATTTTTGCTATCTTAAATAAATTCAAAGCTCAGACTTTTGATGAACTATTTGATGGAGTGTACAGCTACTCTTGGCATGAAATACTGCCAAAAGATGCAAAGATTTTGGTAACTGGCAGGACAGAAAAGTCTAAACTGGTTAGTATAAGGGCATGTCAGTCTATAACTAAAAAAGCAATAGTTGAAAAACTAAAATCAAAATACAATGTAAACTTGCTTGAAGAGACTGGACAGCTTTTCAAAATAGAAATTGCCATGATAAATGACATTGCTTATCTGCTTTTTGACACAACAGGCGATTCTCTTCACAAAAGAGGTTATCGGAAGCTTATTTCTAAAGCGCCTTTGAAAGAAAACATAGCAGCAACTTTAATCCTGCTTGCCAAATGGAAAGACGATGAAGAAGTATTCTGGGACCCATTTTGTGGTTCTGGAACCATAGCAATTGAAGCAGCAATGATTGCCAGAAACATAGCTCCTGGTATTAATAGAACCTTTCTGGCTGAAGAAAATGGATTTATTTCACCGCAGATATGGAAAAAATCAAGGCTTGAGGCAATTGAGAGAATTGACTATCAAAAAAAATTTGAATTACTATCTTCAGATATTGACGAGAATATGATACACATTGCAAAGGTAAACGCAAAGGAGATTGGTGTAGATAAAGACATAAGATTTTTCAGGGCAGATGCAAGGAAAATTAAAAAACCTTCAGAAAAAGGTATAATTGTGACAAACCCACCGTATGGAGAGAGGATTGATGGTATAAACATATTTGAGCTTTATAGAGATTTTGGTAGATGTCTTAAAACATTTGATAACTGGCACTTTTTTGTGTTATCAGCGTATAGCAAAATTGAAAAAGCATTTGGCAGAAAAGCAGACAAGAATAGGAAGCTTTACAATGGTAAGATAAAAACATATCTTTATTTCTATTTTCAGTTATGA